The following proteins are encoded in a genomic region of Struthio camelus isolate bStrCam1 chromosome 3, bStrCam1.hap1, whole genome shotgun sequence:
- the ABCC10 gene encoding ATP-binding cassette sub-family C member 10 isoform X3 codes for MKNNKEMLKHKDTRVKLMTEFLCGIRVIKFYAWEQHFGARINACRAKELQKLRAIKYLDAVCVYLWAALPVVVSIVIFITYVLLGHQLTATKVFTALALIGMLILPLNSFPWVLNGTLEAKVSLDRIQRFLELTDQDLEAYYALDSPSGPASAMLMQGAAFSWAAVKEESTRQPSSTGPLQLHIENLAVTKGMLLGVVGKVGSGKSSLLAAITGELIKQGGLVYVCDLEQGFGLATQEPWIQFASVRENILFGREYDARLYEKVVEACALSEDLNILPAGDQTEVGENGVTLSGGQKARIALARAVYQGKELYLLDDPLAAVDADVANHLMQKCILGVLKHKTRILCTHRTEFLEKADALLLMDNGRIVRTGTPAEILPLVEAFPKFKDMDKRRKDKASGEQGQEEAIGTEAEELTQDDHLLCQEEEKKEGAVAFQVYKAYWLAVGSCLALSILFSLLLMQASRNISDWWLSHWISSMSQTAKNSVIVSSAPLPSPELLLFSVVGLMFPAEALGTATVTSNGSLDVTFYLTVYGSIAGANSLFTILRAFLFAYGTIRAATVIHSRLLQRVIKATVTFFDLTPIGRILNRFSSDLYCVDDSLPFILNIFLANMYGLLGMLVMITYGLPWVGLVLLPLAALYFSVQRYYRRTSRELKRLYSLTLSPIYTHFSETLSGLSSIRAMRATHRFEVENQLRLEQNQRCLFASNTAMQWLDIRLQMIGVAVVTAVAGIAIIQHQKQLANPGLVGLALSYALSVTNLLSGLISSFTLTETMMVSVERTEEYTTDIPTEPQDKLIQVAADWPSQGYVEFQEVVLTYRAGLPNALDGVSFTVYPGEKVGIVGRTGSGKSTLFLALFRMLELKAGRILLDGVDSRLVGLKDLRSRLAIIPQDPFLFSGSIRENLDPQGQRTDTELYQVLEQCHLRDVVTQIGGLDSELGERGKSLSVGQRQLVCLARALLTQAKVLCIDEATASVDQKTDQVLQQTIRQRFADKTVLTIAHRLNTILDSDRVLVMQAGRVAELDSPACLSKKDGSLFQRLLHSGQQ; via the exons ATGAAGAACAACAAGGAGATGCTGAAGCACAAGGACACACGGGTCAAG CTGATGACTGAATTCCTGTGTGGCATTCGTGTGATCAAGTTCTACGCTTGGGAGCAGCACTTTGGCGCCAGGATAAATGCCTGCCGggcaaaagagctgcagaagttgAGAGCCATCAAGTACTTGGATGCTGTGTGCGTGTATCTGTGGGCAGCATTGCCCGTTGTTGTCTCCATTGTCATCTTCATCACTTACGTCCTGTTGGGTCACCAGCTTACTGCCACCAAG GTGTTCACAGCGTTAGCCCTCATAGGGATGCTCATTCTACCCCTCAACAGCTTCCCATGGGTGTTGAATGGGACCTTGGAGGCCAAAGTTTCCCTGGATCGAATCCAGCGCTTCCTTGAACTCACGGACCAGGACCTGGAGGCTTATTATGCTCTAG ATAGCCCTTCAGGTCCTGCTTCTGCCATGCTGATGCAGGGTGCAGCCTTCTCCTGGGCAGCAGTCAAGGAGGAAAGCACCAGGCAGCCCTCATCCACAGGCCCTCTGCAACTGCACATTGAGAACTTGGCAGTGACAAAG gggatgcttctggGGGTTGTTGGGAAGGTCGGCTCCGGCAAGAGCTCTCTGCTTGCAGCCATTACTGGAGAGCTCATTAA GCAAGGTGGACTAGTGTATGTCTGTGACCTGGAGCAAGGATTTGGACTGGCCACACAGGAGCCTTGGATCCAGTTTGCCAGTGTCCGCGAGAACATCCTCTTTGGGAGGGAATATGATGCCAGGCTGTATGAGAAGGTGGTAGAAGCCTGTGCCCTCTCCGAGGACCTGAAT ATCTTACCAGCGGGTGACCAGACAGAGGTTGGCGAGAATGGTGTGACACTCAGTGGGGGACAGAAGGCTCGAATAGCCCTTGCCAGAGCTGTTTATCAG GGGAAAGAGCTTTACCTCCTTGATGATCCCCTGGCAGCTGTTGATGCAGATGTAGCTAATCATCTTATGCAGAAATGTATTCTGGGAGTTCTCAAACACAAGACAAGGATCCTTTGCACCCACAGGACGGAGTTTTTGGAGAAAGCTGATGCCTTATTGTTGATGGACAATGGGAGGATAGTCAGGACAG GCACACCAGCTGAGATCCTGCCGCTCGTGGAAGCTTTCCCCAAGTTCAAGGACATGGACAAGAGGCGGAAGGATAAAG CCTCTGGTGAGCAGGGCCAAGAGGAGGCCATAGGGACAGAGGCAGAAGAATTGACCCAAGATGATCACCTCCtctgccaggaggaggagaagaaagaaggagcagTAGCTTTTCAGGTGTACAAGGCGTATTGGCTGGCAGTGGGCAGCTGCTTGGCGTTATCCATCCTGTTTTCCCTGCTCCTGATGCAAG CGTCTAGAAATATCTCAGATTGGTGGTTGTCGCACTGGATCTCCAGCATGTCCCAGACAGCAAAGAACTCTGTGATAGTCAGCtcagctcccctgccttccccggagctgctgctcttctccgtTGTTGGGCTCAT GTTCCCTGCTGAAGCTCTGGGCACCGCCACAGTCACGTCCAATGGTTCACTGGATGTGACTTTCTACCTCACAGTTTATGGGAGCATTGCAGGAGCCAACTCCCTCTTCACCATTCTGCGGGCCTTCCTCTTTGCTTACGGCACTATTCGTGCTGCCACTGTCATTCACAGCCGGCTGCTCCAGCGAGTTATAAAG GCCACAGTGACCTTCTTTGACCTTACACCAATAGGCCGGATCCTGAACCGCTTCTCTTCAGACCTGTACTGCGTGGATGACAGCCTGCCGTTTATCCTCAACATCTTCTTGGCCAACATGTATGGGCTCCTGGGCATGCTGGTGATGATCACCTATGGCCTCCCTTGGGTTGGTCTGGTCTTACTCCCTCTGGCTGCACTCTACTTCTCCGTCCAGCGCTATTACCGGCGCACGTCCCGGGAGCTCAAGCGCCTTTATAGTCTCACCCTCTCCCCCATCTATACTCACTTCTCAGAGACTCTCTCAGGGCTGAGCAGCATCAGAGCCATGCGGGCAACACACAG GTTTGAGGTGGAGAATCAGCTGCGCCTGGAGCAAAACCAACGCTGTCTCTTTGCCAGCAACACAGCGATGCAGTGGCTGGACATCCGCTTGCAGATGATCGGGGTAGCTGTGGTTACTGCTGTTGCAGGAATTGCCATTATCCAGCACCAGAAGCAACTGGCAAATCCAG GACTTGTGGGCCTGGCACTCTCATACGCCTTGTCTGTCACAAACCTGCTCTCAGGCCTCATTTCCAGCTTCACTCTGACAGAAACCATGATGGTGAGCGTGGAACGGACAGAGGAATACACCACAGACATCCCCACAGAGCCCCAAGACAAACTGATCCAG GTTGCTGCGGACTGGCCAAGTCAGGGGTACGTGGAGTTCCAAGAGGTGGTCCTGACGTACCGAGCAGGCCTGCCCAATGCGCTTGATGGAGTGAGCTTCACTGTTTATCCTGGAGAGAAGGTGGGGATTGTGGGTCGCACAGGATCTGGAAAATCAACCCTTTTCTTGGCACTTTTTCGCATGCTGGAACTGAAAGCAGGACGGATTCTCCTGGATGGTGTCGACAGCCGGCTGGTGGGGCTGAAAGACCTGAG GTCCAGGCTGGCCATCATCCCCCAGGATCCGTTTCTGTTCAGTGGCTCAATTCGAGAGAACTTGGACCCCCAGGGACAACGAACAGACACTGAGCTGTACCAGGTGCTAGAGCAGTGCCACCTGCGGGATGTGGTTACTCAGATAG GTGGATTGGACAGCGagctgggggagagagggaagagtctGTCCGTGGGACAGCGGCAGCTGGTGTGTCTGGCACGAGCCCTCCTGACACAGGCCAAG GTGTTGTGCATTGATGAGGCCACAGCCAGCGTGGATCAGAAAACAGACCAGGTGCTGCAGCAGACCATCCGCCAGCGCTTCGCTGACAAAACAGTTTTGACGATTGCTCACAG GCTGAACACTATCTTGGACTCGGACCGCGTGCTAGTGATGCAGGCTGGGAGAGTGGCAGAGCTGGACTCACCTGCCTGCCTAAGCAAGAAGGACGGCTCCTTGTTCCAACGACTCCTACACAGCGGGCAGCAGTGA